From a region of the Daphnia pulicaria isolate SC F1-1A chromosome 1, SC_F0-13Bv2, whole genome shotgun sequence genome:
- the LOC124314738 gene encoding acylamino-acid-releasing enzyme-like, producing the protein MALKYTLEEAVSAWRQTSQIVFYNAGRLNIQNDVIDVAVTASQRNLAKEESITFQTHYIAQKNNFNLLSQTPSSDVSTEKLKAFGRTSNVTAIIREIPDSKSAEKKNRQLLEIWKDNYLHSSVDLQLFDKHGKVYTDGTFGCLEFSPDEKHLVYLAEKKEPKKQSFLQFGMAATAEGSKVGSEYDFVEDWGEQLVGKSQPVICIFKVDWEPFQSEDCVRILEASEEWSPGQLIWCSNNQLAGVAWFHQPRRLGIIYCSNRPSQIFKVDISSGKYDWFGLKTNTAASPRHHSESDTIIYLSSLAYGPHHKEQKISSISSDGAVRQVETGTNESYQGMYNQSFPERCWSPDGKLVFFTTPCKSSVQSYALNLNSSNICKLSLPEGCTGSVVLDVFQDVILVCGVSLIRPDQLFIGRFNSDKINEEPIEWKCLTGKNELQPTQSLSSDVLSFKLAGDMEYEASLIYPKNPSKKTPLVVAPHGGPHSVSTDQFKAEVYFFSQLGYAVLLVNFRGSTGFGEKSLYSLPGKVGEQDVQEVHNATVQMIEKHSEFLDKELVFLFGGSHGGFLVTHLSGQYPDFYRAVSTRNPVIDIATMFPITDIADWTIVESNLGDGSELEKLLEPKTFSKMWELSPIRYVKQVKAPTLLLVGKIDRRVPPTQSIEYYRALQLHGIKTRMIMYEDCHPLSQVPVDTDALINTVMWFQQSL; encoded by the exons ATGGCACTCAAATACACTCTTGAAGAAGCTGTGAGTGCTTGGAGACAAACATCGCAGATTGTTTTTTACAATGCTGGTCGATTAAACATTCAAAACGATGTCATCGATGTCGCTGTCACGGCAAG TCAACGCAATTTGGCCAAGGAAGAAAGCATTACATTTCAGACCCACTACATTGctcagaaaaataattttaatttgctttCACAAACCCCCTCATCTGATGTATCTACTGA GAAACTTAAAGCATTTGGAAGGACATCCAATGTGACTGCCATCATCAGAGAAATCCCTGATTCCAAATcggctgaaaagaaaaacagacagCTATTGGAAATTTGGAAAGATAACTACCTACACAGCAGCGTGGACCTTCAACTGTTTGATAAACATGGGAAAGTGTATACTGATG GTACTTTTGGTTGTCTGGAGTTCTCCCCTGATGAAAAGCATTTGGTATATTTGGCTGAGAAGAAAGAACCTAAAAAGCAATCTTTTCTTCAGTTTGGAATGGCAGCTACAGCTGAAGGCTCAAAAGTG GGCTCCGAGTACGATTTTGTTGAGGACTGGGGTGAACAGCTCGTCGGTAAATCCCAACCAGTCATTTGCATATTTAAAGTTGACTGGGAACCTTTCCAGTCTGAAGATTGTGTCCGAATTTTGGAGGCCAGCGAGGAATGGAGCCCGGGACAA CTAATCTGGTGTTCAAACAATCAACTGGCTGGTGTTGCTTGGTTCCACCAACCTCGTAGATTGGGAATTATTTATTGTTCTAATCGTCCTAGCCAAATTTTCAAGGTCGACATTTCCTCTGGCAAATACG attgGTTTGGCTTAAAGACCAACACGGCCGCTTCACCGCGCCACCATTCGGAATCGGACACAATTATCTATTTATCGAGCTTAGCTTATGGACCTCATCATAAGGAACAAAAGATTTCGTCTATTAGCTCTGACGGAGCAGTTCGACAGGTGGAAACTGGAACGAACGAATCATACCAGGGAATGTACAATCAATCGTTCCCAGAGCGGTGCTGGTCTCCTGATGGGAAATTGGTCTTTTTTACAACACCATGCAAAAGCAGCGTCCAGTCTTACGCTTTAAATCTGA ATTCTTCCAACATTTGCAAGCTGTCTCTCCCCGAAGGTTGCACTGGGAGTGTCGTACTTGATGTTTTCCAAGACGTGATACTCGTCTGTGGCGTCTCTTTGATCAGACCTGATCAGCTTTTCATTGGCCGATTCAATTCTGACAAGATAAACGAAGAACCGATAGAGTGGAAATGCCTAACTGGCAAAAACGAATTACAACCGACCCAGTCGCTTTCTTCTGATGTGCTCTCGTTTAAGCTTGCGGGTGATATGGAATATGAA GCTAGCTTAATCTACCCGAAGAATCCATCGAAAAAGACTCCATTAGTCGTAGCTCCTCATGGTGGCCCTCACTCTGTCTCAACTGATCAGTTTAAAGCGGAAGTTTACTTTTTCTCCCAGTTAG GTTACGCCGTGTTGTTGGTCAACTTCCGCGGGTCGACCGGATTCGGTGAAAAATCGCTTTACTCTTTACCGGGAAAAGTCGGAGAGCAAGACGTCCAGGAAGTGCACAACGCTACCGTTCAGATGATCGAGAAGCACTCTGAATTTCTGGACAAGGAATTGGTGTTTCTGTTTGGTGGGTCCCACGGAGGATTCCTTGTCACACACTTGAGTGGTCAGTACCCCGATTTCTATCGGGCCGTCTCCACTCGCAATCCCGTGATCGATATTGCCACCATGTTTCCCATTACGGATATTGCCGACTGGACCATTGTCGAATCAAACCTTGGGGATGGCAGTGAACTGGAGAAGCTGCTCGAACCgaaaacattttctaaaatGTGGGAGCTTTCTCCCATCAGATACGTCAAACAGGTGAAAGCTCCTACTTTGCTGCTTGTGGGCAAAATTGACCGTCGCGTGCCTCCAACTCAGTCGATTGAATACTATCGTGCCCTGCAACTTCACGGAATCAAAACCAG GATGATTATGTATGAAGACTGCCATCCGCTAAGTCAAGTCCCCGTCGATACAGATGCGCTTATCAACACAGTTATGTGGTTTCAACAAAGTTTGTAA
- the LOC124315449 gene encoding serine/threonine-protein kinase/endoribonuclease IRE1-like: protein MPPAEDVLYQLAIGLYYIQETGLIHRDIKPQNVLIWINPTTNEVLMKWGGLRLSKASKIKNNNSTLGWLAPELLNLLDNGDSDIITTVKSNVFALGLVFGYYLLSGQHLFGSPTQIVYNIRENKPVNLQKIQDLAIQDLIKKILEPNPEKRMTSSDVAKELEHIRAKDRPYQRVTSVADDNTSNLKQIKVDFKNELGRGGYGKVFQGEWNNIQVAVKRIPLSKVESNKREEKALQMLNHPNVIKLFHTESDSENRYYAIELCVASLDKLFLSETDPKKYRGPMPSRKDVLLQLATGLEYIHKEKVIHLDITPKNIVIWVNPEHENVLLKWTDFGLSKQLKETGSYTLTKIRGTEGWLAPEILKILDNQQQTSRTEAKQRGTVKSDVFNEGLVFGYYLLNGRHLFGALAEPNIYYNKPVNLDKIQWESARDLIKKMIHPDPGIRISSSDVAKEVSQIKSDLG, encoded by the exons ATGCCTCCAGCGGAAGATGTTCTCTATCAATTGGCAATTGGACTCTACTACATTCAAGAAACGGGATTGATCCATCGGGATATTAAACCTCAAAACGTCCTCATCTGGATAAATCCAACAACCAATGAAGTCCTGATGAAATGGGGAGGATTACGACTTAGTAAAGctagcaaaataaaaaataataattcaactcTTGGCTGGTTAGCACCAGAATTACTAAATTTACTGGACAACGGAGATAGCGATATAATTACAACCGTCAAGAGCAACGTCTTTGCCTTAGGACTTGTGTTTGGATATTACCTGTTGAGCGGCCAACATCTTTTCGGATCTCCCACTCAAATAGTCTATAACATAAGGGAAAACAAACCAGTCAACCTACAAA AAATCCAGGACCTGGCAATACAAGACCTAATCAAGAAAATATTGGAGCCCAATCCCGAAAAACGAATGACATCGTCGGATGTCGCTAAAGAATTAGAACACATCAGG GCGAAGGACAGGCCATACCAACGCGTCACCTCAGTGGCAGATGATAATACttcaaatttgaaacaaatcaaagttgatttcaaaaatgaattggGAAGAGGAGGTTATGGCAAAGTTTTCCAAGGCGAGTGGAATAACATTCAAGTGGCGGTCAAACGAATTCCTTTATCCAAAGTCGAAAGTAACAAACGAGAGGAAAAAGCGTTGCAAATGCTCAATCATCCGAACGTTATCAAACTTTTCCACACAGAAAGCGACTCGGAGAATAG ATATTACGCCATAGAATTGTGCGTAGCTTCCCTGGACAAACTATTTTTAAGTGAGACGGATCCAAAAAAGTATCGAGGACCAATGCCCTCACGAAAAGACGTTCTTCTTCAGTTAGCTACTGGATTAGAATATATACACAAAGAGAAAGTAATCCATTTGGATATTACTCCGAAAAACATCGTCATCTGGGTGAATCCGGaacacgaaaatgttttgttgaAATGGACCGATTTTGGGCTGAGTaaacaactaaaagaaacTGGAAGCTACACGTTGACTAAAATTAGAGGGACAGAAGGATGGCTTGCACCGGAAATACTGAAAATACTCGACAACCAGCAACAGACTAGTCGAACTGAAGCAAAACAAAGAGGCACAGTTAAAAGCGACGTCTTTAACGAAGGGCTCGTCTTTGGCTACTATCTTTTAAATGGACGTCATCTGTTCGGTGCCCTTGCTGAGCCAAACATATACTATAACAAACCGGTCAACCTAGACA AAATACAATGGGAAAGCGCTCGTGacctgatcaagaaaatgatcCATCCCGACCCAGGGATAAGAATTTCTTCATCCGATGTCGCAAAAGAAGTCAGTCAGATAAAATCCGACTTGGGTTAA
- the LOC124317051 gene encoding tyrosine-protein kinase Yes-like — MTKNLLAESLFMSNVKEFVNEKKLGEGGFGVVFQDVWRGIPVAVKRIKLGDIESNGREEDALDKLDHPNVVKLFHVESDSVFKYFYLELCNASVDKLFLEDDDPKKSRKKYHGPAMPPAIEVLQQLAGGLEYIHQMNFIHRDIKPGNVLIWVDPATQNVLMKWADFGFSKPVNERGSHSISGSNRGTDIIGMPLKC; from the exons atgacaaaaaatctCCTCGCTGAATCACTCTTCATGTCGAACGTGAAAGAATTCgtcaatgaaaagaaattgggCGAAGGAGGATTCGGCGTAGTTTTTCAAGACGTTTGGCGTGGGATTCCGGTGGCTGTCAAACGAATCAAATTAGGTGACATTGAGAGCAACGGACGAGAAGAAGACGCGTTAGATAAGCTTGATCATCCCAATGTCGTCAAGTTGTTTCACGTTGAAAGTGATTCGGtattcaa aTATTTCTATCTCGAATTGTGCAACGCTTCAGTGGACAAATTATTCCTGGAAGATGATGATCCGAAAAAATCTCGGAAAAAATACCATGGCCCAGCAATGCCACCGGCAATTGAAGTCCTCCAACAATTGGCCGGAGGACTCGAGTACATTCACCAAATGAATTTTATCCATCGGGATATAAAACCAGGAAACGTCCTCATCTGGGTTGATCCAGCAACCCAAAACGTTTTGATGAAATGGGCCGATTTCGGGTTCAGCAAACCGGTCAATGAAAGAGGAAGTCACTCCATCAGTGGATCAAACAGAGGCACCGATATTATTGGTATGCCcctgaaatgttga
- the LOC124316723 gene encoding brevican core protein-like isoform X1 has protein sequence MYKFFFLLVTCTTVVPGWARFNPEKFVTHHENKALGVCSSLFPDQYYKDCFELGGKCYCQFEAAPYEDAGTWEGKQRLCSQENMTILAIETPEEDKLIYDYFQKHHDLKYSEDYYLTAGKYSETYQRWEWISEWRDGNSYENETTTLPPPAPGQPITYTNWYPGQPSNVEDGNRCLGLMFFYGIPYEGGYWDDIDCDYISIHGNYQFNLFICESVD, from the exons ATGtacaagttcttcttcttattggtGACTTGTACCACGGTCGTCCCTGGTTGGGCCCGTTTTAATCCAGAAAAATTTGTAACCCATCAtgaaaataaag cattGGGAGTTTGCTCCAGTCTCTTCCCTGACCAATATTACAAAGATTGCTTCGAGCTAGGTGGTAAATGTTATTGCCAATTCGAAGCCGCGCCGTATGAA GACGCCGGCACCTGGGAGGGAAAACAAAGATTATGCTCGCAAGAGAACATGACGATATTGGCTATAGAAACTCCAGAGGAAGACAAACTGATCTacgattattttcaaaaacatcACG ACTTGAAATACAGTGAAGACTACTATTTGACGGCTGGCAAATATTCTGAAACCTACCAGCGATGGGAGTGGATTTCTGAATGGCGAGACGGAAATTCTTATGAAAATGAAACGACGACATTACCCCCGCCAGCACCCGGCCAGCCAATAACCTACACCAATTGGTATCCGGGTCAACCAAGCAACGTCGAAGATGGTAACCGCTGTCTCGGTCTCATGTTTTTCTACGGTATCCCTTACGAAGGCGGATATTGGGACGACATTGATTGCGATTATATATCAATTCATGGTAATTATCAATTTAATCTGTTTATCTGCGAATCAGTTGATTAA
- the LOC124316723 gene encoding brevican core protein-like isoform X2: MYKFFLLVTCTTVVPGWAGFNREQSINQHENKALGVCSSLFPDQYYKDCFELGGKCYCQFEAAPYEDAGTWEGKQRLCSQENMTILAIETPEEDKLIYDYFQKHHDLKYSEDYYLTAGKYSETYQRWEWISEWRDGNSYENETTTLPPPAPGQPITYTNWYPGQPSNVEDGNRCLGLMFFYGIPYEGGYWDDIDCDYISIHGNYQFNLFICESVD, encoded by the exons ATGTACAAGTTCTTCTTGTTAGTGACTTGTACCACGGTTGTCCCTGGTTGGGCCGGTTTTAATCGAGAACAATCTATAAACCAACATGAGAATAAAg cattGGGAGTTTGCTCCAGTCTCTTCCCTGACCAATATTACAAAGATTGCTTCGAGCTAGGTGGTAAATGTTATTGCCAATTCGAAGCCGCGCCGTATGAA GACGCCGGCACCTGGGAGGGAAAACAAAGATTATGCTCGCAAGAGAACATGACGATATTGGCTATAGAAACTCCAGAGGAAGACAAACTGATCTacgattattttcaaaaacatcACG ACTTGAAATACAGTGAAGACTACTATTTGACGGCTGGCAAATATTCTGAAACCTACCAGCGATGGGAGTGGATTTCTGAATGGCGAGACGGAAATTCTTATGAAAATGAAACGACGACATTACCCCCGCCAGCACCCGGCCAGCCAATAACCTACACCAATTGGTATCCGGGTCAACCAAGCAACGTCGAAGATGGTAACCGCTGTCTCGGTCTCATGTTTTTCTACGGTATCCCTTACGAAGGCGGATATTGGGACGACATTGATTGCGATTATATATCAATTCATGGTAATTATCAATTTAATCTGTTTATCTGCGAATCAGTTGATTAA
- the LOC124316135 gene encoding eukaryotic translation initiation factor 4 gamma 1-like, with protein MENLALQKCNEANAKLQLDIIDFNTVGFEAVFYVAESLVEVCSVFGPLSEELAKKKKYAKLCTAVGGILNGFAPSDFQLAAIQALKIDTEEEMATVVKLIYVKAIADPISSPIYAKMCLALSTKEVPSASDPAVITNFRKVLLLECQKRFEEDYFSRQDTKDEKEEIESAEKETEKKDFEIGFKKDPLNRRRSLGNIRFIGQLIKLRILSEKILHQCILRLLSQRDDEDYLEALCVLLITTGKNMESAKTPQMSVTETNREIMNSYFTTLEAIVKNQTVSERILSMIQEVIDLRKCGWSITAAHRV; from the exons ATGGAGAATTTGGCGCTACAAAAATGTAACGAAGCCAATGCGAAATTGCAGCTCGACATTATTGATTTCAACAC AGTTGGTTTTGAGGCAGTGTTTTACGTCGCCGAGTCACTAGTGGAAGTGTGCAGTGTTTTTGGCCCGCTAAGCGAAGAGTtggctaaaaagaaaaa GTATGCAAAATTGTGCACAGCAGTTGGTGGGATTTTAAATGGATTCGCCCCGTCTGACTTTCAACTAGCAGCCATCCAAGCTTTAAAAATAGACACAGAAGAAGAGATGGCGACAGTGGTCAAACTCATTTACGTAAAG GCTATTGCTGATCCCATTTCCTCGCCTATATATGCTAAAATGTGTCTAGCTTTGTCAACCAAAGAAGTTCCATCTGCCTCCGATCCAGCGGTAATTACAAACTTCCGCAAGGTACTCTTGTTGGAATGCCAGAAAAGGTTTGAAGAGGATTACTTCAGCCGGCAGGATACAaaggatgaaaaagaagaaatcgaaaGCGCCGAAAAA gaaacagaaaagaaagactttgaaattggatttaaaaaagatcCATTGAATCGAAGGAGGTCTCTAGGGAACATCAG GTTTATCGGTCAACTAATAAAATTACGCATTCTTTCGGAGAAAATTTTGCATCAGTGTATTCTTCGGCTGCTGAGTCAACGGGATGATGAAGATTATCTCGAGGCTCTGTGTGTACTATTGATTACGACTGGTAAAAATATGGAATCTGCAAAAACCCCACAAATG tctgTTACGGAGACAAATCGTGAAATTATGAATTCGTACTTCACTACTCTGGAGGCCATCGTGAAAAATCAAACAGTTTCGGAGCGTATCCTTTCCATGATCCAAGAAGTAATTGATCTACGCAAATGCGGTTGGTCTATCACAGCAGCTCATCGAGTTTAA
- the LOC124316483 gene encoding collectin-12-like — translation MNTIHFFVAIAVVACWAIPATAQTIPTTVGPTTTRAPLGVCGKYFPYYTDYSCWELGGNCYCGGGKGDWEYAYERCLEQNMTLLTIETQQEDKMIDDFFQLNHEDNYSVEPYWTSGKYSELGSQWEWNPDWFPVDDNYGNETTTVAPATPPPGTPMGYTNWYPGRPNNNKDGHQHCLGLVFFYGVTYENGHWDEFSCDSFYHFICEASP, via the exons ATGAACACAATTCATTTCTTCGTGGCCATTGCGGTCGTAGCTTGCTGGGCGATTCCAGCAACAGCACAAACGATTCCAACAACGGTCGGACCGACAA CAACAAGAGCACCACTTGGTGTCTgtggaaaatatttcccctactacaccgactacAGTTGCTGGGAATTGGGCGGCAATTGCTATTGCGGCGGC GGGAAGGGTGACTGGGAATATGCATACGAGAGATGCTTAGAGCAAAACATGACGCTGTTGACTATTGAAACGCAACAAGAGGACAAGATGATTGACGACTTCTTTCAACTCAACCACG AAGACAACTACTCGGTAGAACCCTACTGGACGTCGGGCAAATACTCTGAACTCGGCAGCCAATGGGAATGGAATCCCGACTGGTTTCCAGTTGATGACAACTACGGAAATGAAACAACAACCGTAGCACCAGCAACGCCGCCACCAGGGACGCCAATGGGCTACACCAACTGGTATCCAGGGCGaccgaacaacaacaaagacgGGCATCAGCACTGCCTCGGTCTCGTTTTCTTCTACGGCGTCACCTACGAAAACGGACATTGGGACGAATTTTCGTGCGATAGTTTCTACCATTTTATCTGTGAAGCATCCCCGTGA